One genomic window of Conger conger chromosome 9, fConCon1.1, whole genome shotgun sequence includes the following:
- the slc39a4 gene encoding zinc transporter ZIP4 isoform X1 — MAAMFKILHVLLLCLSLNILIHALSTKRNIYRKVVDMVSPGDEYLSENAVRSFFLMLEKRVQCPGVSCEKCISVEDVSQLVPDFLQDSSLHMEGYFKVALGWCFYLSSPQEACTAIKNKKWATETDQFVQSVMAKDIQGDGFSAETGSLDRLLHKIEKHYRPTEGDQNCLTGTDITEGINVSLSDSTPHSVDTVLGDVLYHVLRGDCIASQTLPEEEYFLDYIFQGLGPDNMTEHDLEALMGVLKLGRGESDEDHGHDHLGHRSSGHSYGEGQRRNSSWDATCFSAQELMEIHHVNGSTISRTQFSLLSPALVQQVLSGACLNQPHLVHPDKLSKMEMYLYASLANLVICLMAVFGIVILLCTACTTLFQVAIQFCISLAVGSLTGDAILHLLPVFLGLHSHDDHDGSGHEHTYKLLVVLAGIYYFFLMETIFSIVTHKGSHDGHGHGHGHGHGHSHDSEENDPHHCDHGKVIQMYQNERMGRQSSSQADLVEDDEKARSSSDSRTREQRLIPYMITIGDGIHNFADGLAIGAAFSVSWRSGLATSLAVLCHELPHELGDFAFLLHCGISVKKALVLNFGSALTSFVGLYIALSVSTDPSAQEWIAAVTAGLFLYVGLADMLPSMIHSNREGWLTFFLQNVGLLSGWGILLLLALYEDRIGV, encoded by the exons ATGGCAGCCATGTTTAAGATTTTACATGTTCTCCTATTGTGCCTAAGTTTGAATATTTTGATCCATGCGCTCTCCAccaaaagaaacatatataggAAAGTGGTTGACATGGTGTCGCCCGGGGATGAATACCTAAGTGAAAACGCTGTTCGCTCCTTTTTCTTGATGTTGGAGAAACGTGTGCAGTGCCCTGGTGTGTCGTGTGAAAAG TGCATCTCTGTGGAGGATGTTAGCCAGCTAGTCCCTGACTTCCTGCAAGATAGCAGTCTCCACATGGAGGGATATTTCAAGGTGGCTTTGGGCTGGTGTTTCTACCTCAGCTCCCCCCAGGAGGCTTGCACGGCCATAAAGAACAAGAAGTGGGCGACGGAGACTGACCAATTTGTTCAAAGCGTTATGGCCAAGGACATCCAAGGGGACGGGTTCAGTGCAGAAACTGGCAGCTTGGATCGTTTGCTCCACAAAATTGAAAAGCACTACAGGCCAACAGAAGGGGATCAG AACTGTCTCACTGGGACAGATATCACAGAGGGGATTAATGTGTCTCTGAGCGACAGCACCCCACACAGCGTCGACACTGTCCTGGGAGACGTGCTGTACCACGTCCTGCGCGGAGACTGCATTGCTTCGCAGACGCTGCCAGAAGAGGAGTACTTCCTAGATTACATTTTCCAAGGCCTTGGCCCCGACAACATGACGGAGCACG ACCTGGAGGCCCTGATGGGGGTTCTGAAACTGGGACGCGGGGAGTCAGACGAGGACCACGGACACGACCACCTCGGCCACCGGAGCTCCGGGCACAGCTACGGAGAGGGGCAGAGGCGGAACAGCAGCTGGGACGCG ACCTGCTTCTCAGCCCAGGAGCTCATGGAGATCCATCACGTGAATGGCTCCACCATCTCCAGGACCCAGTTCTCCCTACTCAGCCCAGCCCTGGTGCAGCAGGTCCTCAGCGGGGCGTGCCTTAACCAGCCTCACCTCGTACACCCCGATAAGCTCAGCAAGATGGAGA TGTATTTGTACGCCAGCCTGGCCAACCTGGTGATTTGCCTGATGGCCGTGTTTGGAATCGTGATCCTGCTCTGCACTGCCTGCACCACCCTGTTTCAGGTCGCCATCCAGTTCTGCATCAGCCTGGCCGTGGGTTCTCTCACAGGGGACGCCATCTTGCACCTCCTGCCTGTG TTCCTGGGCCTTCACTCTCACGACGACCATGACGGCAGTGGCCACGAGCACACCTACAAGCTCCTCGTGGTGTTGGCGGGGATCTACTACTTCTTCCTCATGGAGACCATCTTTTCCATCGTGACCCACAAAGGCAGCCACGACGGTCACGGTCACGGTCACGGTCACGGTCACGGTCACAGTCACGACAGC GAGGAAAACGATCCCCACCACTGCGACCATGGGAAAGTCATACAGATGTACCAGAATGAGAGGATGGGCAGACAGTCCTCCTCACAAGCAGACCTG GTTGAAGACGACGAGAAAGCACGTTCAAGTTCAGATAGTCGTACGAGAG AGCAGCGTCTGATCCCCTACATGATCACAATCGGCGATGGAATCCACAACTTTGCAGACGGCCTGGCCATTGGAGCTGCCTTCTCTGTGTCCTGGAGGTCTGGGCTGGCTACTTCCCTGGCTGTTCTCTGTCATGAACTGCCCCATGAACTGG GCGATTTTGCTTtcctgctgcattgtgggatatctGTCAAGAAAGCTCTGGTACTGAACTTTGGCAGCGCTTTGACGTCCTTCGTTGGACTGTACATTGCGCTCTCTGTCTCCACCGATCCATCAGCCCAGGAATGGATTGCAGCAGTCACAGCTGGTCTGTTCTTGTATGTGGGGCTTGCAGACATG CTGCCGTCCATGATCCACTCGAACAGGGAGGGCTGGCTGACGTTCTTCCTGCAGAATGTGGGTCTGCTGTCAGGCTGGGGCATCCTGCTTCTGCTCGCCCTTTATGAAGATCGCATCGGGGTCTGA
- the slc39a4 gene encoding zinc transporter ZIP4 isoform X2 — MEGYFKVALGWCFYLSSPQEACTAIKNKKWATETDQFVQSVMAKDIQGDGFSAETGSLDRLLHKIEKHYRPTEGDQNCLTGTDITEGINVSLSDSTPHSVDTVLGDVLYHVLRGDCIASQTLPEEEYFLDYIFQGLGPDNMTEHDLEALMGVLKLGRGESDEDHGHDHLGHRSSGHSYGEGQRRNSSWDATCFSAQELMEIHHVNGSTISRTQFSLLSPALVQQVLSGACLNQPHLVHPDKLSKMEMYLYASLANLVICLMAVFGIVILLCTACTTLFQVAIQFCISLAVGSLTGDAILHLLPVFLGLHSHDDHDGSGHEHTYKLLVVLAGIYYFFLMETIFSIVTHKGSHDGHGHGHGHGHGHSHDSEENDPHHCDHGKVIQMYQNERMGRQSSSQADLVEDDEKARSSSDSRTREQRLIPYMITIGDGIHNFADGLAIGAAFSVSWRSGLATSLAVLCHELPHELGDFAFLLHCGISVKKALVLNFGSALTSFVGLYIALSVSTDPSAQEWIAAVTAGLFLYVGLADMLPSMIHSNREGWLTFFLQNVGLLSGWGILLLLALYEDRIGV, encoded by the exons ATGGAGGGATATTTCAAGGTGGCTTTGGGCTGGTGTTTCTACCTCAGCTCCCCCCAGGAGGCTTGCACGGCCATAAAGAACAAGAAGTGGGCGACGGAGACTGACCAATTTGTTCAAAGCGTTATGGCCAAGGACATCCAAGGGGACGGGTTCAGTGCAGAAACTGGCAGCTTGGATCGTTTGCTCCACAAAATTGAAAAGCACTACAGGCCAACAGAAGGGGATCAG AACTGTCTCACTGGGACAGATATCACAGAGGGGATTAATGTGTCTCTGAGCGACAGCACCCCACACAGCGTCGACACTGTCCTGGGAGACGTGCTGTACCACGTCCTGCGCGGAGACTGCATTGCTTCGCAGACGCTGCCAGAAGAGGAGTACTTCCTAGATTACATTTTCCAAGGCCTTGGCCCCGACAACATGACGGAGCACG ACCTGGAGGCCCTGATGGGGGTTCTGAAACTGGGACGCGGGGAGTCAGACGAGGACCACGGACACGACCACCTCGGCCACCGGAGCTCCGGGCACAGCTACGGAGAGGGGCAGAGGCGGAACAGCAGCTGGGACGCG ACCTGCTTCTCAGCCCAGGAGCTCATGGAGATCCATCACGTGAATGGCTCCACCATCTCCAGGACCCAGTTCTCCCTACTCAGCCCAGCCCTGGTGCAGCAGGTCCTCAGCGGGGCGTGCCTTAACCAGCCTCACCTCGTACACCCCGATAAGCTCAGCAAGATGGAGA TGTATTTGTACGCCAGCCTGGCCAACCTGGTGATTTGCCTGATGGCCGTGTTTGGAATCGTGATCCTGCTCTGCACTGCCTGCACCACCCTGTTTCAGGTCGCCATCCAGTTCTGCATCAGCCTGGCCGTGGGTTCTCTCACAGGGGACGCCATCTTGCACCTCCTGCCTGTG TTCCTGGGCCTTCACTCTCACGACGACCATGACGGCAGTGGCCACGAGCACACCTACAAGCTCCTCGTGGTGTTGGCGGGGATCTACTACTTCTTCCTCATGGAGACCATCTTTTCCATCGTGACCCACAAAGGCAGCCACGACGGTCACGGTCACGGTCACGGTCACGGTCACGGTCACAGTCACGACAGC GAGGAAAACGATCCCCACCACTGCGACCATGGGAAAGTCATACAGATGTACCAGAATGAGAGGATGGGCAGACAGTCCTCCTCACAAGCAGACCTG GTTGAAGACGACGAGAAAGCACGTTCAAGTTCAGATAGTCGTACGAGAG AGCAGCGTCTGATCCCCTACATGATCACAATCGGCGATGGAATCCACAACTTTGCAGACGGCCTGGCCATTGGAGCTGCCTTCTCTGTGTCCTGGAGGTCTGGGCTGGCTACTTCCCTGGCTGTTCTCTGTCATGAACTGCCCCATGAACTGG GCGATTTTGCTTtcctgctgcattgtgggatatctGTCAAGAAAGCTCTGGTACTGAACTTTGGCAGCGCTTTGACGTCCTTCGTTGGACTGTACATTGCGCTCTCTGTCTCCACCGATCCATCAGCCCAGGAATGGATTGCAGCAGTCACAGCTGGTCTGTTCTTGTATGTGGGGCTTGCAGACATG CTGCCGTCCATGATCCACTCGAACAGGGAGGGCTGGCTGACGTTCTTCCTGCAGAATGTGGGTCTGCTGTCAGGCTGGGGCATCCTGCTTCTGCTCGCCCTTTATGAAGATCGCATCGGGGTCTGA
- the slc39a4 gene encoding zinc transporter ZIP4 isoform X3, with product MAAMFKILHVLLLCLSLNILIHALSTKRNIYRKVVDMVSPGDEYLSENAVRSFFLMLEKRVQCPGVSCEKCISVEDVSQLVPDFLQDSSLHMEGYFKVALGWCFYLSSPQEACTAIKNKKWATETDQFVQSVMAKDIQGDGFSAETGSLDRLLHKIEKHYRPTEGDQNCLTGTDITEGINVSLSDSTPHSVDTVLGDVLYHVLRGDCIASQTLPEEEYFLDYIFQGLGPDNMTEHDLEALMGVLKLGRGESDEDHGHDHLGHRSSGHSYGEGQRRNSSWDATCFSAQELMEIHHVNGSTISRTQFSLLSPALVQQVLSGACLNQPHLVHPDKLSKMEMYLYASLANLVICLMAVFGIVILLCTACTTLFQVAIQFCISLAVGSLTGDAILHLLPVFLGLHSHDDHDGSGHEHTYKLLVVLAGIYYFFLMETIFSIVTHKGSHDGHGHGHGHGHGHSHDSEENDPHHCDHGKVIQMYQNERMGRQSSSQADLVEDDEKARSSSDSRTRASDPLHDHNRRWNPQLCRRPGHWSCLLCVLEVWAGYFPGCSLS from the exons ATGGCAGCCATGTTTAAGATTTTACATGTTCTCCTATTGTGCCTAAGTTTGAATATTTTGATCCATGCGCTCTCCAccaaaagaaacatatataggAAAGTGGTTGACATGGTGTCGCCCGGGGATGAATACCTAAGTGAAAACGCTGTTCGCTCCTTTTTCTTGATGTTGGAGAAACGTGTGCAGTGCCCTGGTGTGTCGTGTGAAAAG TGCATCTCTGTGGAGGATGTTAGCCAGCTAGTCCCTGACTTCCTGCAAGATAGCAGTCTCCACATGGAGGGATATTTCAAGGTGGCTTTGGGCTGGTGTTTCTACCTCAGCTCCCCCCAGGAGGCTTGCACGGCCATAAAGAACAAGAAGTGGGCGACGGAGACTGACCAATTTGTTCAAAGCGTTATGGCCAAGGACATCCAAGGGGACGGGTTCAGTGCAGAAACTGGCAGCTTGGATCGTTTGCTCCACAAAATTGAAAAGCACTACAGGCCAACAGAAGGGGATCAG AACTGTCTCACTGGGACAGATATCACAGAGGGGATTAATGTGTCTCTGAGCGACAGCACCCCACACAGCGTCGACACTGTCCTGGGAGACGTGCTGTACCACGTCCTGCGCGGAGACTGCATTGCTTCGCAGACGCTGCCAGAAGAGGAGTACTTCCTAGATTACATTTTCCAAGGCCTTGGCCCCGACAACATGACGGAGCACG ACCTGGAGGCCCTGATGGGGGTTCTGAAACTGGGACGCGGGGAGTCAGACGAGGACCACGGACACGACCACCTCGGCCACCGGAGCTCCGGGCACAGCTACGGAGAGGGGCAGAGGCGGAACAGCAGCTGGGACGCG ACCTGCTTCTCAGCCCAGGAGCTCATGGAGATCCATCACGTGAATGGCTCCACCATCTCCAGGACCCAGTTCTCCCTACTCAGCCCAGCCCTGGTGCAGCAGGTCCTCAGCGGGGCGTGCCTTAACCAGCCTCACCTCGTACACCCCGATAAGCTCAGCAAGATGGAGA TGTATTTGTACGCCAGCCTGGCCAACCTGGTGATTTGCCTGATGGCCGTGTTTGGAATCGTGATCCTGCTCTGCACTGCCTGCACCACCCTGTTTCAGGTCGCCATCCAGTTCTGCATCAGCCTGGCCGTGGGTTCTCTCACAGGGGACGCCATCTTGCACCTCCTGCCTGTG TTCCTGGGCCTTCACTCTCACGACGACCATGACGGCAGTGGCCACGAGCACACCTACAAGCTCCTCGTGGTGTTGGCGGGGATCTACTACTTCTTCCTCATGGAGACCATCTTTTCCATCGTGACCCACAAAGGCAGCCACGACGGTCACGGTCACGGTCACGGTCACGGTCACGGTCACAGTCACGACAGC GAGGAAAACGATCCCCACCACTGCGACCATGGGAAAGTCATACAGATGTACCAGAATGAGAGGATGGGCAGACAGTCCTCCTCACAAGCAGACCTG GTTGAAGACGACGAGAAAGCACGTTCAAGTTCAGATAGTCGTACGAGAG CGTCTGATCCCCTACATGATCACAATCGGCGATGGAATCCACAACTTTGCAGACGGCCTGGCCATTGGAGCTGCCTTCTCTGTGTCCTGGAGGTCTGGGCTGGCTACTTCCCTGGCTGTTCTCTGTCATGA